One region of Ornithorhynchus anatinus isolate Pmale09 chromosome X5, mOrnAna1.pri.v4, whole genome shotgun sequence genomic DNA includes:
- the GIGYF1 gene encoding GRB10-interacting GYF protein 1 isoform X3, with amino-acid sequence MAAETLNFGPEWLRALSSGGSVASPPPSPAMPKYKLAEYRYGREEMLALYVKENKAPDEMQDKELTAVLQEEPLQPLALEPLTEEEQRNFSLSVNSVAVLRLMGKGAGPPPGSVSRGRGSTRSRGRGRGEGGFYQRSIEEGDGAFGRSPREIQRSQSWDDRGERRFEKSARRDGARSGFEDGGPGPRKEHARSDSENWRSLREEQEEEDEGSWRLGGGARRESDRWHSSSPDGGPRSAGWREHGERRRKFEFELRGERGAGGEEEGRGGGPHPRRPRGPDGPDDDKDGLPEWCLEDEDEEMGTFDSSGAFLPLKKGPKEPIPEEQELDFQGLEEAEEEQQQRRAPGPEGDGAQPGGKEPAPPAQREEKARPPSPPAAPAPLWGPDREGAGAGEKEALAVEGDTAVGAQLGPGDGSPPASSPSATLGDTEDDEGMKHLQQEAEKLVASLQDSSLEEERFTAAMQGQGSRLPSAAAAALPLSHGAARKWFYKDPQGEIQGPFATQEMAEWFQAGYFSMALLVKRGCDEGFQPLGEVIKMWGRVPFAPGPSPPPLLGNMDQERLKKQQELAAAALYQQLQHQQFLQLIRWGDQSGGPEGTGRRETEPAVSPPPRRSRPFPQCALQQKAASGDLTPPPQQQQQQQQLTVFLQQLQALKPRGGDQNLLPTMTRSISVPDSGPLWDIHTSASSQSGGEASLWDIPINSSTQGPILEQLQLQHKLQERRDAELRAKREEEERKRREEKRRQQQQQQQEEQKRRQEEEELYRRKQVRQQELLLKLIQQQQQQQQAGSPAPGSPPLPWAGLAKPGLSMKALLELQLDAERQLHKQQGHRAQGPSQRPHAGLLQWAAEAGPLWGGPEKAGGGLGLWEDTLKGGGGGGGGGSLARSLSLKSSRSSPSLSEVYGPCGRPGRKKTDEEEKLLKLLQGIPKPQDSFTQWCEQMLHALSATGSLDVPMVVAVLKEVESPYDVHDYIRSCLGDTLEAKEFAKQFLERRAKQKASQQRQQEAWLSSGACLQAALQNNHGSKPGPGEPGGAAKAKRRALVLHADPSILGYSLHGSPGEIETIDDY; translated from the exons atGGCTGCCGAGACCCTCAACTTCGGGCCCGAGTG GCTGCGGGCGCTGTCGAGCGGGGGGAGCGTGGCATCCCCCCCGCCGTCGCCCGCCATGCCCAAGTACAAGCTGGCCGAGTACCGCTACGGGCGGGAGGAGATGCTGGCACTTTACGTCAAGGAGAACAAG gCCCCGGACGAGATGCAGGACAAGGAGCTCACTGCCGTGTTGCAGGAGGAACCGCTGCAGCCCCTGGCGTTGGAGCCGCTGACGGAGGAGGAGCAG AGGAACTTCTCCCTGTCCGTGAACAGTGTGGCCGTGCTGAGACTCATGGGTAAGGGGGCAGGCCCCCCACCGGGCAGCGTCTCCCGCGGGCGGGGCAGCACCAGGAGCCGAG GCCGGGGCCGAGGCGAGGGCGGCTTTTACCAAAGAAGCAtcgaggagggagacggggctttCGGTCGCAGCCCCCGAGAGATCCAGCGCAGCCAGAGCTGGGATGAccg AGGCGAGAGACGGTTCGAGAAGTCGGCGAGGCGGGATGGAG CGCGTTCCGGGTTTGAGGACGGGGGACCGGGCCCCCGGAAGGAGCACGCCCGCTCGGACAGCGAGAACTGGCGCTCCCtgcgggaggagcaggaggaggaggacgagggcagCTGGCGGCTCGGCGGGGGCGCCCGGCGGGAGAGCGACCGCTGGCACTCTTCCAGCCCCG ACGGCGGCCCCCGCTCAGCAGGCTGGCGGGAGCACGGAGAGAGGCGGCGCAAGTTTGAGTTTGAGCTGCGGGGAGAGCGGGGCGCGGGCGgcgaggaggagggccggggcgggggcccccACCCTCGCAGGCCCCGCGGCCCCGACGGCCCGGACGACGACAAGGACGGGCTTCCCGAGTGGTGCctggaggacgaggacgaggagatgGGCACCTTCGACTCCTCTGGGGCCTTCTTGCCCCTCAAG AAGGGTCCCAAGGAGCCCATCCCCGAGGAGCAAGAGCTGGACTtccaggggctggaggaggcggaggaggagcagcagcagcggcgagccccggggccggagggggacggggcccaGCCAG GTGGGAAGGAGCCCGCCCCCCCCGCACAGCGCGAGGAGAAGGCCCGGCCCCCGTCGccaccggccgcccccgccccgctctgGGGGCCCGACAGGGAAGGGGCCGGAGCCGGCGAGAAGGAAGCTCTGGCAGTTGAAG GCGATACCGCGGTGGGCGCCCAGCTGGGCCCTGGGGACGGCtcgccccccgcctcctctccctcggcCACTCTCGGGGACACGGAGGACGACGAGGGCATGAAGCACCTGCAACAG GAGGCGGAGAAGCTGGTGGCGTCCCTGCAGGACagctccctggaggaggagcGTTTCACGGCCGCCATGCAGGGTCAGGGGTCCCGGCTGCCGTCGGCCGCCGCCGCGGCGCTGCCCCTCAGCCACGGAGCAGCCCGGAAGTGGTTCTACAAGGACCCgcagggggagatccaag GCCCCTTTGCGACGCAGGAGATGGCGGAGTGGTTCCAGGCCGGCTACTTCTCCATGGCCCTGCTGGTCAAGCGGGGCTGCGACGAGGGCTTCCAGCCGCTGGGCGAGGTCATCAAGATGTGGGGGCGCGTGCCCTtcgccccgggcccctccccgccgccgctgcTG GGGAACATGGACCAGGAGCGGCTGAAGAAGCAGCAGGAGCTGGCCGCGGCCGCCCTCTACCAACAGCTGCAGCACCAGCAGTTCCTCCAGCTCATCCGCTGGGGGGACCAGAGCGGGGGCCCCGAGGGGACGGGGCGCAGGGAGACGGAGCCGGCcgtgtccccccctccccgccgcagcCGCCCGTTCCCCCAGTGCGCCCTCCAACAAAAGGCAGCTTCGGGCGACCTGACCCcgccgccgcagcagcagcagcagcagcagcagctcacaGTGTTTCTGCAGCAGCTTCAGGCTCTCAAACCCAG AGGCGGGGACCAGAACCTGCTCCCCACGATGACCCGCTCCATTTCGGTGCCGGACTCGGGCCCCCTCTGGGACATTCATACCTCAGCCTCATCGCAGTCAG GCGGTGAGGCCAGTCTGTGGGACATACCAATTAACTCTTCGACTCAGGGTCCAATTCTAGAACAACTCCAACTGCAGCATAAA ctccaggaGCGGAGGGACGCGGAACTCAGGGCgaagcgggaagaggaggagcggaaGCGGCGCGAGGAGAagaggcggcagcagcagcagcagcagcaggaggagcagaagcggcggcaggaggaggaggagctgtatCGGCGCAAGCAG GTGCGGCAGCAGGAGCTGCTCCTCAAGCtcatccagcagcagcagcagcagcagcaggcgggGTCGCCGGCTCCGGGCTCTCCGCCGCTGCCCTGGGCCGGCCTGGCCAAGCCGGGGCTGTCCATGAAGGCCCTGCTGGAGCTGCAGCTGGACGCCGAGAGGCAACTGCACAAGCAGCAGGGGCACCGGGCCCAGGGCCCCTCCCAGCGGCCG CACGCGGGCCTGTTGCAGTGGGCGGCCGAGGCGGGGCCGCTGTGGGGAGGGCCGGAGAAGGCCGGCGGAGGCCTGGGGCTCTGGGAGGACACGCtcaagggcggcggcggcggcggcggcggcggcagcctgGCCCGCAGCCTCAGCCTCAAGAGCAGCCGCAGCAGCCCCTCCCTCAG CGAGGTGTACGGGCCCTGCGGCCGGCCGGGCCGCAAGAAGACggacgaggaggagaagctgCTGAAGCTGCTGCAGGGAATCCCCAAGCCCCAGGACAGCTTCACTCAGTGGTGCGAGCAGATGCTGCACGCGCTCAGCGCCACCGGCAGCCTGGACG TGCCCATGGTGGTGGCCGTCCTGAAGGAGGTGGAGTCCCCCTACGACGTCCACGACTACATCCGCTCCTGCCTGGGGGACACGCTGGAAGCCAAAGAGTTCGCCAAACAGTTCCTGGAGCGCCGGGCCAAGCAGAAGGCCAGTCAGCAGCGGCAGCAG GAGGCCTGGCTGAGCTCGGGGGCCTGCCTGCAGGCGGCTCTGCAGAACAACCACGGCTCcaagccggggcccggggagcccgGCGGGGCCGCCAAGGCCAAGAGGAGAGCGCTGGTCCTGCACGCGGACCCCAGCATCCTAG gcTACTCGCTGCACGGCTCCCCGGGCGAGATTGAGACCATCGACGACTACTga